From one bacterium genomic stretch:
- a CDS encoding cation:proton antiporter (subunit F of antiporter complex involved in resistance to high concentrations of Na+, K+, Li+ and/or alkali; in S. meliloti it is known to be involved specifically with K+ transport), with amino-acid sequence MITAWNIGVLILSILIFGAAFRLMLGPTAPDRVVALDAINTLVVAILIMLSAVYRQTIFVDVAIVYALLSFVGTLFIARFLGKDYR; translated from the coding sequence ATGATTACAGCCTGGAACATCGGTGTTCTCATCCTGAGTATTTTAATTTTTGGCGCAGCCTTTCGGCTTATGCTCGGTCCCACAGCACCGGACCGGGTGGTTGCGTTGGATGCAATCAATACACTGGTGGTCGCAATATTGATTATGTTGAGTGCAGTCTACCGCCAGACGATTTTTGTAGATGTTGCAATTGTTTATGCATTACTCTCATTTGTCGGGACCCTGTTTATTGCCAGATTTCTTGGGAAAGATTACAGATAA
- a CDS encoding Na+/H+ antiporter subunit E, giving the protein MVAFSITAVSAYMFYLFFTAGTWSIQELVAGAFLAVVVAAITTSFHFRDTGMKRTPLRTLLFIVYAVFPFFIELTKANIEVAVRVVTGRIRPGIIKYTTGLKTDFGIMLLANSITLTPGTLTVNVDESTNDLYVHILNIKPGMEKKPIWEGSELFSFFDLSKWIRKISE; this is encoded by the coding sequence ATTGTTGCATTCAGCATCACTGCTGTTTCCGCCTATATGTTTTATCTTTTTTTTACCGCCGGGACTTGGTCCATCCAGGAACTCGTCGCGGGTGCGTTTCTTGCAGTTGTTGTTGCGGCCATCACGACCAGTTTTCATTTTCGGGATACAGGCATGAAAAGGACTCCGCTGCGGACGCTCCTGTTTATCGTCTATGCTGTTTTTCCTTTTTTTATAGAGTTGACCAAAGCCAACATTGAGGTTGCAGTGCGCGTGGTGACCGGCCGTATTCGGCCGGGGATTATTAAATATACTACCGGTCTTAAAACTGATTTTGGGATCATGCTGCTTGCCAATTCAATTACATTGACCCCGGGAACACTGACAGTCAATGTCGATGAATCCACCAATGACTTGTATGTTCATATATTAAATATCAAACCGGGCATGGAAAAAAAACCGATTTGGGAGGGAAGTGAACTTTTCTCCTTTTTTGATCTGTCCAAATGGATAAGGAAAATTTCAGAATGA
- a CDS encoding response regulator, whose protein sequence is MGKRTAMTLENKILMIVDDEQAIREAVDFLLVDSGYTVITAKDGKDALRKLECIKVDLVITDILMPEMDGIELIDHIKKNNPQIKSVVVSAGDPNYLVVTKHLGADRVIEKPFCKDDLIQAVEQLLV, encoded by the coding sequence TTGGGGAAACGGACCGCAATGACACTTGAAAATAAAATTCTCATGATTGTAGACGATGAGCAGGCGATTCGGGAAGCCGTGGATTTTCTGTTGGTTGATTCAGGTTATACCGTGATTACCGCCAAAGATGGGAAGGATGCACTGCGGAAACTTGAATGCATCAAAGTGGATTTGGTGATTACAGATATTCTTATGCCGGAGATGGATGGGATTGAACTTATCGACCATATTAAAAAAAATAATCCTCAAATTAAAAGCGTGGTAGTCTCGGCAGGTGATCCGAATTATTTGGTTGTGACCAAACACCTCGGGGCAGACCGGGTGATTGAAAAACCGTTCTGCAAGGATGACCTCATCCAAGCCGTTGAGCAACTCCTGGTTTGA